The sequence below is a genomic window from Lampris incognitus isolate fLamInc1 chromosome 18, fLamInc1.hap2, whole genome shotgun sequence.
atctcatctcatctcgcagTCAATCTCATCTTGTTCAGTCGCATCACATCTGAGGTTCTCATATATTGCTGGGATGAAAGATCCCATTTTGATTTTTCCATAAAAAGGAAGTTTTGGAGGATCACCAGGGCCAACAATGTGCAGGAAAAAATTATTAAAAGATCCTGTTATTCTCTACCAGAAGGAAATACATGTTTCGAGCAAGCAGGTGTGTTTTAATGACATATGAGCAATAATAAGCAGAATGACTCAAAGGCCCATGTAGTAGGTGTCAAAAAAAGAGAGACGAGAAACAACATGCTTTCAATTGACTCCCATGAGATGATGAGTTGCGGTTGCGTTCCCTGTCGATCTGAGCCGTAACATACAAGAAACGCTCCACATCAATAAAACGTTTGATCTGGTGTACTGAGGGTTAGATATGGCATGCGAACAGCTTGTACTTTGCTGGGATTGGTTTGAATATCCTGACAGGGTGGGCGATGATTCTCCCTGCTGGTTTCCACCGCTTCTCTACCTCTTTCCTTCCCAGGCACTCAACACAAGTACATGTCCACGGTTAAGGCATCAAATGTGAGGGGATGATGGGATTATAATTAGGTGCTGCATCCTCAGGCTACAGAGGAAGCAGTGccattttatgggggggggggctctttggaGACGACCACTTGAGGAGCCTCAGTTCTGCTGATATAGATGAGGCCATGTTAAACCGCCTGTTAGCTGGCAGAGACATGTGAGCTTTAGGATCACGACCAAAAACACTTGCAAGTCTCATTATGTtgaattatattatattatgacgCCTGTTTTCCCCAACTATTTCCGTTCTTTGTTATGTAAGTGTTTGTGCCTGATAAAtatacctctgtgtgtgtgtgtgtgtgtgtgtgtgtgtgtgtgtttcatttcaGATACACGTTTTAAGCATTGTTTTACATAATCCTACTGAATTTGACacattaagaaaaaaaatctgatgcTCTATCTTAAAATTCTGATCAGTGTCTTTAAGCTGATATGTTCGTCAAATAACCTTCCTGAACAACCAGGTTGTTAAATTGTTGCGTTTTAAGCACTGCCACTTAAATGGATGGCCAGCTAAATGTGATGCCCACGGCATGTAGTAAGAAGCGGACATGTTAAAGGTCAGGCTTGTCAGATTAATTCACTGTCTAGAAAatcgtgccttttttttttttacatcacaggcACATCAGTGGGATTTATATCCATGGTTAAACGTTACCCAGGTTCAAGAAGGCGAGTCTATAAAAATTAATTTGAATATCAATATGAAAAGTGAATTAACTGTTTCAATAGCCTTCCTAACCTTCATCTTACTAAGTTGTTCTTCAGAGCCATGTCAACGTAAAGATGTGTTGATATAAGCatattcaattaaaaaaaaacaaattcatTGATTTTACAGTATAGCTTCTTTAGATACCATGGTACCTAATGCAAAGTTTTTGCGCTCGACCAAAGAGAGTGTTGGCGCACAGTGTGCGCACGAGGACCGCAGTGTGGACACATCTCAAGTGAAAAACGGTACTCACATCAATGAAAATGGACATTCCTTTTTTAAGCTCCATTGGGCTGCTGACCTCCTCCGCGAATAACTGCACCTCCTCGGAACAATCCATCTTGCGAAAATGTGATCTCAGATGTGAACTGAAGTGACAGTGTGCGTCTCTCCTCTTATGTCATCAGTTTTGGTGTAGCTATAACCTCTGAGAGGAGCGACTCTCAACAGTCTGAACCCGCTGTATCTCACGCACCACCGTCACCGCCAGCGGATGCGTCCTGTTATGCCAAGTTTTGTATCCCCCCCCGAAAAAGTATGTTCCCGCGTTCCCGCGGCGACGCAGATATGTGGAAGCACGTTCAAGAGtagaccttttttttctctcgcaTTTTTTACATCATCGACACGGTTTTAAGAAAAAGGTAGCGTACTGAGAGCAGGCGACTAGCAACTGGAAAAAATTGCTTGTGCGTTTCGTATGCTACCTTGTTGTAAAACCGTGTTGACAACCTAAAAATtgtaatgaatatatatatatatatatatgtaaacaaaATCAATTAAACGTCTACATGTTGGTATTTTTCATTTGCTTACGTGAAATGGAAATGTAAGGTCTGCTTTATAATGGATGGACTTTATAATGGATGCGCATCCCCGCGACGCCGCTGGTCGCATGGGGTACATATTCTTTCGTGTTTACAAAATATGCCATGACAATCCAAACTCGCTTACGCCGCAGGTTGTTGCAGACGCGCGTCTGTGTAATGCCGATGTTTCAGCCCCACTCATCCAATGACGACTATATCTATATCcatatctctctctgtatatatatctatatctctatatatgtctgtctatctctgtctctatatatatagatgttaTCATGCTGCTTTTACATGTGCCGTTTATTTCATACAGAATAATGCAAGTTCGTGTCATTTTGATATTTTGACATCATAGGTAACGTCATTACTTTCAGCCCGAGACCAACACGACTGAAGCCGTATCACTGCAGAGAGACGTAAGTCAGTAAATGTTACTGAATGAACTGTACCCTTTAGGATGTGTAGGGACTCGCAGAAAATTAAATTAAACATTTCATTGTTATGAGCAGAGACAAGCTGTAGATCCCaacatcatgttttttttttttttttttttaaagagaatcTGAGCTGCTGCCGCCAAACTCCCTTAAGGTCATGTGTGATTGTCTAATCCTGTTCAAATTTCTCAGAGTTCACAAATATTCATTCAAGAGCCATGTTTTTTCATTGCATTTTGATTGCATATAGTCTTCTTCACATGTCCCCAAACCACGTGATAAGAGTTGACCAAGGTAAGCCCTTTAGCCTGTTATTACACAGGATATTTTTAATAGATTCATGTTTTGAAGTTGTTATTTTATCATGCATAGATTACAACCCTGGCAATACTTACATTTGTGCACTGTTCTTTTCAATTTACGTGATTGTATCTATTAGTACGAGTACAGCAATGTTGCATTATTAGATGACAGTACTTCCTTTATTGAGAGGCATACCTAAACAGACAGAGCAACTTACTACATTTAAGTTTATGTTAAGAAAATGTGGCGTGTTTATAAATCTAACCATAGAAATGAAACTATAACCTAGCTGTACAAGTTTGGCGTGTAGTAGAGGAGTGGTACTTTGCTTCTGCTGCAACAGACCGAGCCTGTTAAAGTATAATTCCCCATTTGAAAGGATTAACCGTGTTTCTGTGTTCGAGCTGCAGAATAATTCATCGCCTTACCTAAATTCCACTTTGTGAGGGATCTTCCCGGCTCTTGCTTGACACCTGCGGTGCGCCTTGACGTTTGGCGGTGTAAAAACTGTGCAACACCTCCATCTAGTGGAGATTCATAATAGCACACATCTGCTTCGTGTGTTAAAGACACATCAGCTAATAATGTCTGTAATCCGCTAAAATGTCTCGGATAAAACAGGAAAGCTCGTTGCATCCGTGCTGCATCGAGGAAAAGACGAAATAATGTGATTTAATTTCTTTTGAGGACAACCACCCAAGGCTTCTCTGTGCACACAGACGTCTAAAGGGGGAATATGCGGTGTTCACTGGTAGATGGATGAATGCACATATTGTCTGCTTCATTCCCCTCATTATAAATGAAGCAGGGGAACTCCCTTTGGGCTATTATGTGGTCTCGTACATATATGAAGAAAGTCATGCAAACATGTCATTTCGACTTATTTCAAGTAGATTTGAATTTAGGAGGTTGCTTTTTTCCTCTTTAGGCAAtgttaaaatgtttttatttctttccAGTCACAACTAAACCCGAAGTATGATGagatttattttttaaaatgaTAAAATCAGGATTAACACGTGGGCCCTCACCAGTGAAATGAAGGCAATTATAGGGCACTTCTCAGCAATGAATAAGTTTTGATTTGGGCATGAATAATTCTTGAAGTTATATGTGTAGATTTGGATGATATCCCGTTTTCAACAGCATGGAACTGCTGTCGGTTATCTTGCCCACCTCGAGAGTGAAGAGACGGGGAGGGAGGTTTTCAAAATGAAATGGTCTGAGGGTCTTCCCCAGAACATTGTTAAATTCAGAAACCTTTTAATTACGGCATAGCATATACATCTTGTAATTCCTTGTAAAAATGCATTTGCAAACACCAACCAAAATTACGTCAGTTCATTATTTACATTTCCTTATTTAATTTGATCATAAATTGCATAGCCTTAGTGCCTTGCAATCCTACTGTTTATCACTTAACTAGGCCTTCAGCGACAAACAGTGGACCTTCAACGATGATCCTACTTTTTATCGTCGAAGGCCTTGTTAAATGAGGAATGGGGCACTTGCGTATGAACCGTCACTGAACTAATATTAAATCCAGAGACTTGGTGTGGAAAACATTCACCAGTATTTGAATTCTAGTAAAAGTCGGGATAAAATGGACCGCGCCAGAACTCCGTGAGAGGCTcatgggagaaccccccccccagaaatacggggagaaccggggggggggtgcaagtatAACAGCGCTGCTTATGTGGCACGACGGCTTATGCGACGATAAAAAGCCCCCTAACATAATGATCCAAAATAAACATCTGGAGAGAGGCGCCGTGTTATCGCGATAGGGAACGGAAGCCCGTGATTGGAGCAAAGCGGCGGCGGTCACATGGGTTTGGGGCGCTTGGCATTCTGGGACACAAACAGTGGTCGGTATCGGTATGAATAGCATTGGCGTGAACGGCGTCCGCTGTGCTGTGGGAAAGCGATGTGAGAAACAAGACGCAGCTGGATGTGGGgggggaaaaacaacaaaaacaaacaaaaggggTCTGTCTCCTGTTCGGACAACACGCCCGGATCGTCTCTCTGCACACGGAAAGTGGAGTTAGAAGGTAAACTCTCGCCGACTTTTGCCGTGAAATGGAGCGGAGGACTTTATCCGTGCGGCGAGCCAGCTAACGACGGAGAGCGGGTTAATAGCGCTGCGATGATTTATGCTAGTCGCTTAGCTGGAAAAGGGCAGAACTAATAATGCTGCTCTTGTCAGAGTCGTAAAAGTTCAAACCCTGCGACGATTCGAGTTCTATCCTGTACTCTCACACAAGCTGTCCGTTTGTTTTGGCCCCTTCGACGCTGTCACTTTATTCGcagccccttttttttcttctttttatttggTTGCGCATACAAGCCCTGCTTTCATTTGTATGAACTGGATCCCAGCGCGGTGGATTTGTGATAAGTGTGGATATGGCATGTGTTACGAATATGATCTATACAATTGTTATTAGTGAGTCACTGAGCTGCCCTGCTGCCCATCTAGTTTACCCAAGATAAACGTAGTTATTATGTCGGATAATTAGTTTAATGACAACCGAGATTGAACGGATTTATCTCTATGGATCGTTACACAATCCCTCGCCCTATCACAGAGCCATGTGCTGGCTGTGCTGAAGCCATCTGTTATACTTTAATATATCCCATTTTCATGCTCAGCACGTTGGTGTTGCAAGAAATGGACCTTGGGCGGATATAAAGACTTGACGGGAATTTCAACAATTCAGACTATTCTGAGCCCAGTTGGTCATTTGGCCACCTGACGGGGCAACATGTGGATGGCAGGATCTGCGAACCTGCAGCTCCTCACCAAGCTCCTCAGACATGCAACGGGCAAAGCCCAGATCCAGTTGAACCGCTGGCTGCAGAAGACAACAACGGATGAGTGCGACAAAATCGACATCCTGATATGCAGCGCCTTTGATGAGAGAGGCGCCGGCATGGGAAAGTTTGACGCTGACCCCGAAGACGCCAGCAACGTCGGTGGGGTGGCCTTCAGCGGCGGCGGAGAGTTTCGGCACCCTTGTTGCATCACCACCTGTTGCTTCAAGAGTGCCCTGTTGGCTTGCATCCTGACGGCTGTGTGCTTCTCCTCCGTGGCCCTGGTGCGGCAGTACCTCAAGGACCTACTGATCTGGGTGGAGAGTATGGATAGTCTCGTCGGAGCCCTGCTGTTCATCGTCGGTTTGATCGTCGTGTCCTTTCCCTGCGGCTGGGGATATATCGTCCTGAACGTGGCAGCTGGCTATCTGTACGGTTTCATGCTGGGCATGGGACTTGTCATGGTCGGGGTTTTGATAGGAACTTTTGTGGCACACCTGGTGTGCAAGCGGCTGTTGACTGCCTGGGTACTTAATAAGATTGGAAACAGTGAACAGCTCAGTGCTGTCATACGAGTGGTGGAAGGAGGGAGTGGACTCAAAGTTGTGGCCTTAGCGAGACTCACACCCATACCCTTTGGGCTGCAAAATGCCGTTTTCTCGGTGAGTACAAAAATGTATTGTATCTTCCATAAACTGTGATCCTGTAATTATCATCTCTTACTTAGTGGGAAGGGATTGCAATGCAAATGTCTTTATGGGGGTTTAATGAGTTATTAGACAGTCACTATATATACATTTTAATTAATAAATCAGTGCTTTGCATGTACTCCTATCATGCGTTATGTGGCTGTGATACCCTTGAATGCTTGTCATCAGAAGGTCGTAGCAATGAGCCAGCCTAAAGGGTAGTTCATTAGCTTGATCAAGGATGCCTTAACGGGGCAAATAGCTGGCTGTTATATGGCTCAAAGCTCATGGAAGGGTCTCTGGATGCCAGGTCACCCTGCCAACTGGACAAAGACAACACTACTAGACCAAAGCTTTCCTTTCTCTTAAAGGGGACCTATTATGCTGTTTTTCAACAATTTAAGATAAGTCTTTGGGGTCCCCAAAACATGTCTTTTGAGTATTTTTACAGAAAATACCACTCAAATTAAGCGTTCTAGCATGCTTCTATACCCCTCTGTTGACCTGCTCAGATTACTGTGATTGAGCATATGCTAATTTGATGCAAATGAGCTGCTGCACCCCACGCCCCACTCCATGATGTCACCTCTTCAAGccactccaccgagttgactgatacTTGAGGATCTTCTTTGAGTGTGAAAAATAACACATCTATCATTGTGTATATTGCcgttcgcagtttcactgtacttagacttgcatggcatTGTTTTGCCAACTTCAGCTGGAACGTTGCCATCtaaaataaacgttatccactcagctcttctgcccTCTGAGGTTGGGAGCCGATGTAGCGATTTGTGCGGGTTATTACAGCCAAGAACAGCGCATTTTCCGTGCAACACGCTATGCAAGCTAGCTAGCGGTACCTGCTAAAAATGTCGACCTTTATAGCCATGTAAGGCAGGTGGGTGGAGATATTCAACTGAAGGCGGGATTATTATAATGACTTTTCTTCCGTGACGTAAAGGGCGGAAGGATATTTGAGCGGCTTGCTGTGTCTGAACttttttcaaaagttttcaatTTGGCTGCCCACAACAAAATGACTGGGTAGTTTTACTTCAGTTTGTGTGTTAGTAGGCCCATCAGAGACTCAAATGTTTATGCAAAAACACGAAAAAAGTTAGTTTTGCACAATAGTTCCCCTTTAACTTAACAATAGTCCATGCTTGCCACAGTCAGTACAGACATTAGTCATGTTAGCTGAACATTTTGGACATACATTGCATACTGTACGTTGCTTCCAGCACCTGTCCTGTATAGCCACCACAGCTGGCATTAATCAGCAATATTCAAAGCAAGTCCTTGTCATGTGGTATATCCAAGTGCAGAAGACCAGTACATAGAGCATAAACATGTacaagttttttttattattattattgttcattTGTATGAGGGGTTACTTCGATTAAATGGCACCAGTATTTCT
It includes:
- the tmem64 gene encoding transmembrane protein 64, coding for MWMAGSANLQLLTKLLRHATGKAQIQLNRWLQKTTTDECDKIDILICSAFDERGAGMGKFDADPEDASNVGGVAFSGGGEFRHPCCITTCCFKSALLACILTAVCFSSVALVRQYLKDLLIWVESMDSLVGALLFIVGLIVVSFPCGWGYIVLNVAAGYLYGFMLGMGLVMVGVLIGTFVAHLVCKRLLTAWVLNKIGNSEQLSAVIRVVEGGSGLKVVALARLTPIPFGLQNAVFSITDVSLPNYLVASSVGLLPTQLLNSYLGTTLRTMEDVIAEQSVSGYFVFSLQIIISIGLMFYVVHRAQVELNAAIAACQMELKTSHMNGTAANHSGFTYCSKRASAGTGNCVNVV